The following proteins are encoded in a genomic region of Variovorax paradoxus:
- a CDS encoding hybrid sensor histidine kinase/response regulator, producing the protein MSIQNPATAPLAGNVPATEDLGPLAWVLGEIQKSLDSVAKSLRRFVHDVGNTSELESGPLQMARQQLHQSVGALQMVGNTAPALVLGSIEFAVQGFIAEPQRCTDSAVQKIERAGFAVVDFLNALLAGKPVSSVALFPQYRDVLELVGNERVHPADLWSIAWRWVEVRPALTQAALAYDPAVRSRLDREVLQLVKTGDAQAARRLQALCLGLGRGALLPRVASFWTLAGGFFEALALELIPADSYVKRAASRVLLQYATLARGDSTVSDRLGQDLLFFCAQAVPTARDDAATLRTVRTAWGVAGEPYIDYAVEQFGRFDPLVLTQARKRIETAKEMWSALSGGDATRTRQVADTFAQLGESLQKLHPPSLPMVQALTHAVEASLKSGQPPDTELAMEVATSVLYLEAALEDLDPSDPQLTSRTLQLAGRIERVRAGGHSEPLEPWMEDLYRRVSDRQTMGTVVDELRSHLSELEKSLDQYFRRPAEKALLRTVPSQLLQMRGVFSVLGLEQAAHTVQRMRDEVEQMLVGNASPVEEMHSFDALGNNLGALGFLIDMLGYQPALAKRLFVFDTEAGELKPLMGRQAADSGPADVAVADGKPAGAEAVLSIEEVDAQIASKLAALATPNRKAKVSPIEEFSRKADSWTNKITGPAALPDTEVTELEEDDLQNIFLDEAREVVQNGLAAIDELGGHPDDTEELTILRRAFHTLKGSSRMVGLTDFGDAAWSFEQVLNTWLADQRDATPELLSATRNALGEFSEWVEAIASGAQHSWQSSYFSRVANALLAGEPVPTAPPRADADALAVAARHIAAEPPVAASLPMPELPELPPLPDLSLAPAAPPEPAPAPEPAFELPVQALEQPARHETDDDFASTDFLDFDTKPSPEESFEVLTGSGDFDFLAPEKAAPAPVATPELLQTPTALPDLDWAPEPSLAKDSEPAALAPAVPVSVPVEEEPVAAAPAFLLEPEEPAAAVAETPAAAAEPVEPPVVVADTIAAAEDAPQPEPEPEVQETAEAAAPSGADDQVKVIGPLRIGIALYNVYLNEADEWSRQLATDVGEWALESHERLPDSTVALAHSLAGSSATVGFHSLSGMARLLEAALQHLQMQGSGTREQGVVLVAAADELRRLLHQFAVGFLREPSEGTLQALRDIAAAPMPPEAAARVETRPLQHMVSTDSVADVALDDSEDAIDLADAVDVDLFPIFEEEAAELLPQLGQALRQWAHHPDDSAPRASVLRTLHTLKGSARLAGAMRLGERAHRMESEIEVLGTQGGADRVEIEKLLTRLDALQSTFDALRAADDATQAEVAQLVVAASTAVPGVQLVQVAAESGVPANDETAADGDQGAGAAETAVAPSLFPRPAPALLAPLRTASTQAVRIRTQLLDRLVAQTGEVIITRSRLEAELGQLRGSLSDLTGNLDRLRQQLRDIEVQAESQMQSRLAQAKDSQQSFDPLEFDRFTRVQELTRMMAESVNDVATVQRTLQKTVQATEDDLSVQARQTRELQRGLLRTRMVEFEGISDRLYRVVRQASKDTGKQVRLDIVGGSIEMDRGVLDRMTPAFEHLLRNCVAHGIEDVAAREKAGKDASGLIVIDLHHEGNDVSVSFRDDGAGLDHKRIAERARTLGLLGPDQELSPEEATELIFKPGFSTAGQVSELAGRGIGMDVVRAQIAALGGRIETHSTAGQGTTFKLVLPLTTAVTHVVMLRAGDVSIGVPSNLVELVQRVSSTELEAAYLHNSHPFGSEQVPFYWAGALLQASARSAHSSSKNNTVVIVRSAAQRVGLHVDEVLGNQEVVVKNLGPQLARLPGLAGISVLASGAVALLYNPVALAAVHGEQARMRQAAALAVSAHAASADAEHGAPQEPLPMLAPPVPQVPLVLVVDDSITVRRVTQRLLQREGYRVSLAADGLQALERLQQERPAVVLSDIEMPRMDGFDLARNIRADESMAGLPIIMITSRIAEKHRDYARTLGVNHYLGKPYSEDELLRLVRAYTSEPALAAAA; encoded by the coding sequence GTGTCGATTCAAAACCCTGCCACGGCCCCCCTCGCTGGCAACGTGCCGGCCACCGAAGACCTTGGGCCGCTGGCCTGGGTCTTGGGAGAAATCCAGAAATCCCTCGACAGCGTTGCCAAGTCGCTGCGGCGCTTCGTGCACGACGTGGGCAATACCTCGGAACTCGAGAGTGGCCCGCTGCAAATGGCCCGCCAGCAGTTGCACCAATCCGTCGGTGCACTGCAGATGGTGGGCAACACCGCCCCGGCGCTGGTGCTCGGCTCCATCGAATTCGCGGTTCAGGGCTTCATTGCCGAACCGCAGCGCTGCACCGACAGCGCGGTTCAGAAGATCGAGCGTGCCGGTTTTGCCGTCGTCGATTTCCTCAACGCACTGCTGGCCGGCAAGCCCGTCTCGTCGGTGGCGCTGTTTCCTCAATACCGCGACGTGCTCGAACTGGTCGGCAACGAGCGCGTTCATCCGGCGGACCTCTGGAGCATTGCCTGGCGCTGGGTCGAAGTCCGTCCCGCGCTGACGCAGGCTGCCCTGGCCTATGACCCGGCGGTGCGTTCGCGGCTCGACCGCGAAGTGCTGCAGCTGGTCAAGACCGGCGACGCGCAAGCCGCGCGCCGGCTGCAGGCCCTGTGCCTGGGGCTCGGGCGCGGTGCGCTGCTGCCCCGCGTCGCGAGTTTCTGGACCTTGGCCGGGGGCTTCTTTGAGGCCCTGGCGCTGGAACTGATTCCGGCCGATTCCTATGTCAAGCGCGCCGCCTCGCGCGTGCTGCTGCAATACGCCACGCTGGCGCGCGGCGACAGCACCGTTTCCGACCGGCTGGGCCAGGACCTGTTGTTCTTCTGCGCGCAGGCCGTGCCCACCGCGCGCGACGACGCCGCCACGCTGCGCACCGTGCGAACCGCCTGGGGCGTCGCGGGCGAGCCGTACATCGACTACGCCGTCGAGCAGTTCGGCCGCTTCGATCCGCTGGTGCTCACGCAGGCGCGCAAGCGCATCGAAACCGCCAAGGAAATGTGGTCGGCGCTCTCGGGCGGCGATGCCACCCGCACGCGCCAGGTGGCCGACACCTTCGCGCAGCTCGGCGAATCGCTGCAGAAGCTGCATCCGCCGAGCCTGCCGATGGTGCAGGCGCTGACCCATGCGGTCGAAGCGTCCTTGAAATCCGGCCAGCCGCCCGACACCGAACTCGCGATGGAAGTCGCGACCTCGGTGCTCTACCTGGAAGCCGCGCTCGAAGACCTGGACCCGAGCGATCCGCAACTCACCTCCCGCACCCTGCAGCTGGCCGGCCGCATCGAACGCGTGCGCGCAGGCGGACATTCGGAGCCGCTCGAGCCCTGGATGGAAGACCTGTATCGCCGCGTGAGCGATCGCCAGACCATGGGTACGGTGGTCGACGAGCTGCGCAGCCACCTGAGCGAACTCGAGAAGTCGCTCGACCAGTATTTCCGCCGTCCCGCCGAAAAGGCGCTGTTGCGCACCGTGCCGAGCCAGCTGCTGCAGATGCGCGGCGTGTTCTCGGTGCTGGGCCTGGAGCAGGCCGCGCACACCGTTCAGCGCATGCGAGACGAGGTCGAGCAGATGCTGGTGGGCAACGCATCGCCTGTCGAGGAAATGCACAGCTTCGACGCGCTCGGCAACAACCTGGGCGCGCTCGGCTTCCTGATCGATATGCTGGGCTACCAGCCGGCGCTCGCCAAGCGCCTGTTCGTGTTCGATACCGAAGCCGGCGAACTCAAGCCGCTGATGGGCCGCCAGGCCGCCGACAGCGGCCCCGCGGATGTCGCAGTGGCGGACGGCAAGCCTGCAGGCGCAGAAGCCGTGCTCAGCATCGAGGAGGTCGACGCACAGATCGCCTCGAAGCTCGCCGCGCTCGCCACGCCCAACCGCAAGGCGAAGGTCTCGCCCATCGAGGAATTCAGCCGCAAGGCCGACAGCTGGACGAACAAGATCACCGGTCCCGCGGCGCTGCCCGACACCGAGGTGACCGAGCTCGAAGAAGACGACCTGCAGAACATCTTCCTCGACGAGGCCCGCGAGGTGGTGCAGAACGGCCTGGCCGCCATCGACGAACTCGGCGGCCACCCTGACGACACCGAAGAACTCACCATCCTGCGGCGCGCGTTCCACACCTTGAAGGGCAGTTCGCGCATGGTCGGCCTGACCGACTTCGGCGATGCCGCGTGGTCGTTCGAGCAGGTGCTGAACACCTGGCTGGCCGATCAGCGCGATGCCACGCCCGAGCTGCTTTCCGCGACCCGCAATGCGCTCGGCGAATTCAGCGAATGGGTGGAAGCCATTGCTTCGGGCGCCCAGCACAGCTGGCAGTCGTCGTATTTCAGCCGCGTGGCCAACGCCCTGCTGGCCGGCGAGCCCGTGCCGACCGCACCACCGCGCGCCGATGCGGACGCTCTTGCAGTGGCGGCGCGTCACATTGCCGCGGAGCCGCCTGTGGCCGCCTCGCTGCCGATGCCGGAGTTGCCTGAGCTCCCGCCGTTGCCCGACCTGTCGCTGGCTCCCGCCGCGCCGCCGGAGCCTGCACCCGCCCCCGAACCGGCCTTCGAATTGCCGGTGCAGGCGCTGGAGCAGCCCGCAAGGCACGAAACCGACGATGACTTCGCATCGACCGACTTCCTCGACTTCGATACCAAGCCGAGCCCGGAAGAGTCTTTCGAAGTGCTGACCGGCAGCGGAGATTTCGATTTCCTGGCGCCCGAGAAGGCAGCACCCGCACCCGTCGCCACGCCTGAGCTGCTGCAAACGCCGACGGCACTGCCCGACCTGGACTGGGCACCCGAGCCTTCGCTGGCAAAGGACAGCGAGCCCGCAGCCCTTGCCCCGGCCGTGCCTGTGTCCGTGCCCGTCGAAGAAGAGCCCGTGGCTGCCGCACCGGCGTTCCTGCTGGAGCCGGAAGAACCCGCCGCAGCCGTGGCCGAAACGCCCGCCGCAGCGGCGGAGCCTGTCGAACCGCCAGTGGTGGTTGCAGACACGATTGCAGCTGCCGAAGACGCGCCGCAACCCGAACCTGAACCCGAGGTGCAGGAAACGGCCGAAGCCGCTGCTCCCTCCGGTGCGGACGACCAGGTCAAGGTCATCGGACCATTGCGCATCGGCATTGCGCTCTACAACGTCTACCTCAACGAGGCCGACGAATGGTCGAGGCAGTTGGCCACCGACGTCGGCGAGTGGGCACTCGAATCGCACGAGCGCCTGCCGGATTCGACCGTTGCGCTCGCGCATTCGCTGGCCGGCAGCTCGGCCACCGTCGGCTTCCATAGCCTTTCGGGCATGGCCCGCCTGCTCGAAGCCGCGCTCCAGCATCTGCAGATGCAGGGCAGCGGTACGCGCGAACAGGGCGTGGTGCTGGTTGCCGCGGCCGATGAGCTGCGCCGCCTGCTGCACCAGTTCGCCGTGGGTTTCCTGCGCGAACCTTCCGAAGGAACGCTGCAGGCGCTGCGCGACATCGCTGCAGCACCCATGCCGCCAGAGGCGGCCGCCCGGGTCGAGACCCGGCCGCTCCAGCACATGGTGTCCACCGACAGCGTGGCCGACGTGGCGCTGGACGATTCCGAAGATGCCATCGACCTGGCCGATGCGGTCGACGTCGACCTGTTCCCGATCTTCGAGGAAGAGGCTGCGGAATTGCTGCCCCAGCTGGGTCAGGCGCTGCGCCAGTGGGCACACCATCCCGACGACAGCGCACCGCGCGCCTCCGTGCTTCGCACGCTGCACACGCTCAAGGGCAGCGCCCGGCTGGCCGGCGCCATGCGCCTTGGCGAGCGGGCGCACCGCATGGAGTCCGAGATCGAAGTCCTGGGCACCCAGGGCGGTGCCGACCGGGTCGAAATCGAAAAGCTGCTCACGCGCCTGGATGCGCTGCAGTCCACCTTCGACGCGCTGCGCGCGGCGGACGATGCCACCCAGGCCGAAGTGGCCCAGCTCGTGGTGGCGGCCTCCACCGCCGTGCCGGGCGTTCAGCTGGTGCAGGTTGCCGCCGAATCCGGCGTGCCCGCCAATGACGAAACCGCTGCCGATGGCGACCAGGGCGCAGGCGCCGCGGAGACGGCCGTCGCACCATCGCTATTCCCGCGGCCGGCACCTGCACTGCTCGCGCCGTTGCGCACGGCTTCCACCCAGGCCGTTCGCATCCGCACCCAGCTGCTCGACCGCCTGGTGGCGCAGACCGGCGAGGTCATCATCACGCGCTCGCGCCTCGAAGCCGAACTGGGTCAGCTGCGCGGTTCGCTCTCCGACCTGACGGGCAACCTCGACCGCCTGCGCCAGCAGCTGCGCGACATCGAAGTGCAGGCCGAAAGCCAGATGCAATCCCGCCTGGCGCAAGCCAAGGATTCGCAGCAGAGCTTCGACCCGCTCGAGTTCGACCGCTTCACCCGCGTGCAGGAACTTACGCGCATGATGGCCGAGTCGGTGAACGACGTGGCCACCGTGCAGCGCACGCTGCAAAAGACGGTGCAGGCCACGGAAGACGACTTGAGCGTGCAGGCGCGCCAGACGCGCGAACTGCAGCGCGGCCTGCTGCGCACGCGCATGGTGGAGTTCGAAGGCATTTCCGACCGCCTCTACCGCGTGGTGCGCCAGGCGTCGAAAGACACCGGCAAGCAGGTGCGCCTGGACATCGTCGGCGGCTCCATCGAAATGGACCGCGGCGTGCTCGACCGTATGACGCCCGCCTTCGAGCACCTGCTGCGCAATTGCGTGGCGCACGGTATCGAGGACGTGGCTGCACGCGAAAAGGCCGGCAAGGACGCGAGCGGGCTGATCGTGATCGACCTGCACCACGAAGGCAACGACGTCTCGGTGAGCTTCCGCGACGACGGAGCCGGCCTGGACCACAAGCGCATCGCCGAGCGTGCCCGCACCCTCGGCCTCTTGGGGCCCGACCAGGAACTGTCGCCCGAAGAAGCCACCGAGCTGATCTTCAAGCCCGGCTTCTCGACGGCGGGGCAGGTGTCCGAACTGGCCGGCCGCGGCATCGGCATGGACGTGGTGCGCGCGCAAATCGCGGCGCTCGGCGGCCGCATCGAAACGCACAGCACGGCCGGACAAGGCACCACCTTCAAGCTGGTGCTGCCGCTCACCACCGCGGTGACGCACGTGGTGATGCTGCGCGCCGGAGACGTGTCGATCGGCGTGCCGTCCAATCTCGTGGAGCTGGTGCAGCGCGTGAGCAGCACCGAGCTCGAAGCGGCCTACCTGCACAACAGCCATCCGTTCGGCAGCGAACAGGTGCCCTTCTACTGGGCCGGCGCGCTGCTGCAGGCCTCGGCGCGCAGCGCGCATTCTTCGAGCAAGAACAACACCGTCGTGATCGTGCGAAGCGCCGCGCAGCGGGTGGGCCTGCACGTGGACGAAGTGCTGGGCAACCAGGAAGTCGTGGTCAAGAACCTCGGGCCACAGCTTGCGCGTCTGCCGGGTCTGGCCGGCATCTCGGTGCTGGCTTCGGGCGCGGTGGCGCTGCTCTACAACCCGGTGGCGCTGGCCGCGGTGCACGGCGAGCAGGCGCGCATGCGCCAGGCCGCCGCGCTGGCGGTGTCCGCACACGCCGCGTCGGCCGATGCGGAGCACGGTGCACCGCAGGAACCGTTGCCGATGCTGGCACCTCCGGTGCCGCAGGTTCCCCTGGTGCTGGTGGTCGACGACTCCATCACGGTGCGCCGCGTCACGCAGCGCCTGCTGCAGCGCGAAGGCTATCGTGTGTCGCTCGCGGCCGACGGCTTGCAGGCGCTCGAACGGCTGCAGCAGGAGCGGCCGGCGGTGGTGCTGTCGGACATCGAAATGCCGCGCATGGACGGCTTCGACCTGGCGCGCAACATCCGCGCGGACGAGTCGATGGCGGGTCTGCCGATCATCATGATCACCTCGCGCATCGCCGAGAAGCACCGCGACTACGCGCGCACGCTGGGCGTGAACCACTATCTCGGCAAGCCCTACTCGGAAGACGAACTGCTGCGCCTGGTGCGTGCGTACACCAGCGAACCGGCATTGGCGGCTGCTGCTTGA
- a CDS encoding cryptochrome/photolyase family protein, giving the protein MPPILLAVDKTYPKGLLWFRRDLRVDDNAALYHALRACRQVVCVFVFDRAILDPLPRADRRVEFIRESLVELDAELQDLSGGLIVRHAAAVEEIPALAHELDVQAVFANRDDEPDALARDAQVLGALANAGVAFHTYKDSTVFDRDEVMTKVGQPYTVFTPYKRAWLAKVDAFFLKSYPVRAYADALAPPPEAQRAPVPSLEEIGFQETNLSELEIPTGTQGAAALFEDFFQRIDRYDAARNFPAVRGPSYLGVHLRFGTVSIRQLAGVAHQLSLQGDSGAATWLSELIWREFYFQVLAHFPHVHSGGESKSFRPEYDKIQWHHGKHADQLFEAWCQGRTGYPLVDAAMLQINQSGYMHNRLRMVTASFLCKNLGLDWRRGERYFALHLNDFELASNNGGWQWASSSGCDAQPYFRIFNPVTQSERFDAEGKFIRRYLPQLAGLSNAAIHAPWTASPVELEAAGIKLGETYPLPIVDHAEAREKTLQRYGVARAKALQK; this is encoded by the coding sequence ATGCCGCCGATTTTACTGGCCGTCGACAAGACCTATCCCAAAGGGCTCCTGTGGTTTCGCCGCGACCTGCGCGTGGACGACAACGCGGCGCTCTATCACGCCCTGCGGGCCTGCCGTCAGGTGGTGTGCGTTTTCGTGTTCGACCGGGCCATTCTGGACCCCCTACCCCGCGCCGACCGGCGCGTGGAGTTCATTCGCGAATCGCTCGTGGAGCTCGACGCCGAGCTGCAGGACCTGAGCGGCGGGCTGATCGTGCGCCACGCCGCCGCGGTCGAGGAAATTCCCGCTTTGGCGCACGAACTGGACGTGCAGGCCGTGTTCGCCAACCGCGACGACGAGCCCGATGCGCTGGCGCGCGACGCCCAGGTGCTCGGCGCCCTGGCGAATGCGGGCGTGGCTTTCCACACCTACAAGGATTCGACCGTTTTCGACCGCGACGAGGTGATGACCAAGGTCGGCCAGCCCTACACGGTGTTCACGCCCTACAAGCGGGCCTGGCTGGCCAAGGTCGACGCGTTCTTTCTCAAGTCGTACCCGGTGCGGGCCTACGCCGACGCCCTGGCACCGCCGCCCGAGGCGCAACGCGCGCCGGTGCCCTCGCTCGAGGAGATCGGCTTTCAGGAAACCAACCTCTCCGAACTCGAGATTCCTACCGGTACGCAGGGCGCGGCGGCGCTGTTCGAGGACTTTTTCCAGCGCATCGACCGCTACGACGCGGCGCGCAACTTTCCGGCGGTGCGGGGGCCGAGCTACCTGGGCGTGCACCTGCGTTTCGGTACGGTGTCGATCCGGCAGCTGGCGGGGGTGGCGCACCAGCTTTCGCTGCAGGGCGACTCGGGCGCTGCGACCTGGCTCAGCGAACTGATCTGGCGGGAGTTCTACTTCCAAGTCCTGGCGCACTTCCCGCACGTGCATTCGGGCGGCGAATCGAAGAGCTTCCGCCCTGAATACGACAAGATCCAATGGCACCACGGCAAGCACGCCGATCAGCTCTTCGAGGCCTGGTGCCAGGGCCGCACGGGCTACCCGCTGGTGGACGCCGCCATGCTGCAGATCAACCAGAGCGGCTACATGCACAACCGGCTGCGCATGGTCACGGCGAGTTTTCTCTGCAAGAACCTCGGGCTGGACTGGCGGCGCGGCGAGCGTTATTTTGCGCTGCACCTGAATGACTTCGAGCTCGCATCGAACAACGGCGGCTGGCAGTGGGCCAGCTCCAGCGGCTGCGACGCGCAACCGTATTTCCGCATCTTCAATCCGGTGACGCAGAGCGAGCGCTTCGACGCCGAAGGCAAGTTCATCCGCCGCTACCTGCCGCAGCTCGCAGGGCTGTCGAACGCCGCGATCCACGCACCCTGGACGGCCTCGCCGGTCGAACTGGAGGCGGCCGGCATCAAGCTCGGCGAGACCTATCCCCTGCCCATCGTCGATCACGCCGAGGCGCGCGAGAAAACGCTGCAGCGCTACGGCGTGGCGCGGGCCAAGGCGCTGCAAAAGTAA
- a CDS encoding YqgE/AlgH family protein, translating into MASDSAPMNLTHHFLIAMPGMEDKTFNRSVVYLCEHSERGALGLVINKPSDINLKVLFEKIELHLARPELGDAPVFQGGPVQTERGFVLHEPVFSHAEKPEESVYASTMTIPGGLEMTTSKDVLEALATGAGPRKVLVSLGYSAWGEGQLESELAENSWLTVSADPAVIFDTPVEQRYDKALLLLGLEAWKLSPEAGHA; encoded by the coding sequence ATGGCTTCCGATTCTGCCCCGATGAACCTCACGCATCACTTTCTGATCGCGATGCCGGGGATGGAAGATAAAACTTTCAACCGCAGCGTCGTCTACCTCTGCGAGCACAGCGAGCGCGGCGCGCTCGGCCTGGTGATCAACAAACCCAGCGACATCAACCTGAAGGTGCTGTTCGAGAAGATCGAACTCCACCTAGCGCGCCCCGAACTCGGTGACGCGCCCGTTTTCCAGGGCGGGCCGGTGCAGACCGAGCGCGGCTTCGTGCTGCACGAGCCGGTGTTTTCACATGCCGAGAAGCCCGAGGAATCGGTCTATGCCTCGACCATGACCATTCCCGGCGGCCTCGAAATGACCACCTCGAAAGACGTGCTGGAGGCGCTGGCCACCGGCGCCGGACCGCGCAAGGTGCTGGTTTCGCTGGGCTATTCGGCCTGGGGCGAGGGGCAGCTCGAATCGGAACTGGCCGAAAACAGCTGGCTCACCGTGAGCGCCGACCCGGCCGTCATCTTCGATACCCCGGTCGAACAGCGCTACGACAAGGCGCTGCTGCTGCTGGGCCTGGAAGCGTGGAAACTGTCACCGGAAGCGGGACACGCCTGA
- the ruvX gene encoding Holliday junction resolvase RuvX, which produces MAAAMPDAPVPAASPSVPVAVPSHFQSFLAFDFGLKRTGVASGNRLLATATPQATIKAEGDARFAQVEARIKEWQPDALVVGVPYHPDGAPHENTRRAQKFARQLRGRFNLQVFEVDERYSTTEALASGARDADAASACIILEQFLRSLP; this is translated from the coding sequence ATGGCCGCTGCCATGCCAGACGCCCCTGTTCCCGCCGCTTCTCCTTCTGTTCCCGTTGCCGTTCCTTCCCATTTCCAGAGCTTCCTGGCCTTCGACTTCGGCCTGAAGCGCACCGGCGTCGCGAGCGGCAATCGCTTGCTGGCCACCGCGACTCCGCAGGCCACCATCAAGGCCGAGGGCGACGCCCGCTTCGCGCAGGTCGAGGCCCGCATCAAGGAATGGCAGCCCGACGCACTGGTGGTCGGCGTGCCCTACCACCCTGACGGCGCCCCGCACGAGAACACCCGCCGAGCGCAGAAATTCGCGCGCCAGCTGCGCGGCCGTTTCAACCTGCAGGTGTTCGAGGTCGACGAGCGCTACAGCACCACCGAAGCGCTGGCTTCCGGCGCGCGAGATGCCGATGCCGCTTCGGCCTGCATCATCCTGGAGCAATTTTTGAGGAGTCTCCCTTGA
- the pyrR gene encoding bifunctional pyr operon transcriptional regulator/uracil phosphoribosyltransferase PyrR: protein MSSIPDAEVLYKELLNGVKALMRTETKLVGITSGGAWLVERLQKDLGLAGAPGVISSAMHRDDFARRGLSASAQTALPFDVNGADVLLLDDVLYTGRTIRAVLNELFDFGRPACVRLAVLVDRGGRELPVAADFAAAEFTLPDTQLLALARADDGAFSLKVEENS from the coding sequence TTGAGTTCAATACCCGATGCCGAAGTGCTCTACAAGGAGCTGCTGAACGGCGTGAAAGCGCTGATGCGCACAGAGACGAAGCTGGTGGGCATCACCTCCGGCGGCGCCTGGCTGGTCGAGCGGCTGCAGAAAGACCTGGGCCTGGCCGGCGCCCCCGGCGTCATCTCCTCGGCCATGCACCGCGACGACTTCGCGCGCCGCGGCCTCTCGGCCAGCGCGCAGACCGCGCTGCCCTTCGATGTGAACGGCGCCGACGTGCTGTTGCTCGACGACGTCCTCTACACCGGCCGCACGATTCGCGCGGTGCTCAACGAATTGTTCGACTTCGGCCGCCCGGCCTGCGTGCGGCTTGCGGTGCTGGTCGACCGCGGCGGGCGCGAACTGCCGGTGGCGGCCGACTTCGCGGCCGCGGAATTCACGCTGCCGGATACGCAGTTGCTCGCACTCGCGCGCGCAGACGACGGCGCCTTCAGTCTCAAAGTGGAGGAGAACTCGTGA